A portion of the Lolium rigidum isolate FL_2022 chromosome 1, APGP_CSIRO_Lrig_0.1, whole genome shotgun sequence genome contains these proteins:
- the LOC124683059 gene encoding putative F-box/LRR-repeat protein 23, which produces MPLDSILAVFQKLEHIDILMGADQVCRSWRRAARDEPVLWRRIVMRGNAELAFRLNRQGMACAAVQRSQGQCEAFCGEYAGDDGFPLLKSLRLISCAISLDGLEEQLTRFHLLEELELSQCPELIRTTVHEILQRACPQLKHFRTNKHYFHERRWIIPKDLDAEGIATMHELRSLQLIANDLTNKGLAAILENCPHLESLDLRHCFNIDMDSVDDDEGTLLREKCARIKTVRLPRDSMDDCDFKVGSPRFACKEIDYDSPYDTYLWESLSENSDDDYSGPSRYEADLDKYEKVLPRSMRTFL; this is translated from the exons ATGCCGCTGGACTCGATCTTGGCAGTCTTCCAGAAGCTGGAGCACATCGACATCCTCATGGGGGCTGACCAGGTGTGCCGCTCTTGGCGCCGCGCCGCGCGGGATGAGCCCGTGCTGTGGCGCCGCATCGTCATGCGCGGCAACGCCGAGCTCGCCTTCAGGCTCAACCGCCAGGGGATGGCCTGCGCCGCCGTCCAACGCAGCCAGGGGCAATGCGAGGCATTCTGTGGCGAGTACGCTGGCGACGACGGATTCC CCCTTTTGAAGAGCCTTCGCCTCATTTCTTGTGCCATTTCACTTGATGGGCTTGAAGAGCAATTAACAAGGTTTCATCTACTCGAGGAGCTCGAGCTGTCGCAGTGTCCAGAGCTAATAAGGACTACGGTGCACGAGATTCTTCAGCGAGCATGCCCACAGCTGAAGCATTTCCGAACGAACAAACATTACTTCCATGAACGGCGATGGATCATCCCCAAGGACCTTGATGCCGAGGGTATTGCAACTATGCATGAGCTGCGCTCATTGCAGCTCATTGCCAACGACCTCACCAACAAAGGGCTGGCAGCAATCTTGGAGAACTGCCCGCACCTGGAGTCACTTGACCTACGCCATTGCTTCAACATCGACATGGACAGTGTAGACGATGATGAGGGCACGCTGCTGCGAGAGAAGTGCGCCCGTATTAAGACGGTGCGACTTCCTCGAGACTCGATGGATGATTGCGACTTCAAGGTTGGAAGCCCTAGGTTCGCTTGCAAAGAAATAGACTACGACAGTCCGTACGACACATACCTTTGGGAGTCATTGTCAGAGAACTCCGACGATGATTACTCTGGTCCTTCACGTTACGAGGCCGACCTCGACAAATACGAGAAGGTGCTTCCTAGGAGCATGCGCACATTTCTGTAA